The DNA region ATCCCTGATAGCTACGTCCCTTTTAGAAATACCCATATCATCGCCATGGCCGTGAGTTGGTCAGAGGTCGTTGGTGCTAAGAAAATCTATATTGGTGCCGTTGAAGAAGATTCTTCAGGTTATCCAGACTGTCGTAAAGAATATTATGCGGCCTACAACAATCTCATTGCCGTTGGAACAAAAGATGGCGACATTTCCATTTCAACTCCTGTCATTGATATGAAAAAGCATGAGATCGTTCTCAAGGCTAAAGAACTTGGAGCACCACTTGTCTCTTCATTTTCTTGCTACGCCCGTGGCGATAAGGCCTGTGGAGTATGCGATTCATGTGCTCTTAGACTTCGCGGCTTCCAAAAGGCCGGATTCGAAGATCCAATTGAGTATGTTGTTCGCCCAAATTACAGTTCATAAAAAACAAGGCCCCTTAAATAAAGGGGCCTTTCTAAATATTTTTTACTTCTCAAATATTCCTATTTACATTTCTTCATAACTATCTGATTATATTATAAATCTTCATTTTTTATTCAAAAGGAATATTTCTTTGAAAACGACCCTTCTCTACGTAGACGACGACGATCTCAAGATTGACGACTTTCTAAGTTTTCTTTCTAATGACTTCGACATCACAACACAAACCAACCCTCTAGAGGCCCTTGCTCTGATCAACCAGGGAAATGTCTACGATGCTATTATCTTGGATATCATGATGCCAGAGATGACAGGCCTAGAGCTCGCGAAGAAAATAGAAGAAAATATCCACTACAACTCTTGCCCTATTATTTTCCGATCGGGCTACAATGATCCCGATATCGCAAAAGAGGCCTTAACCAGTTCTTCAAGAGAATTTTTAAGCTCGGGAATCCCTCTTCATGAATACTCTCTAAGAATAAAGAACAAAATTGAAGACAATTTAAAACTCATTCCACTCATTGAAAAGGGTGATTTACTTCTCAATCAAAATCAACAGAGACTTCGCATTAAAGGTGACGATGTCTCAATTAGCCAAACTGAATTTAAAATACTAAGATTTTTAATAGAAAAATCTGGAGAGATTATTCCTAGAGACGACGTCATCAAACAAGTTTGGGGAGATGATTTCTATGTCACTAGTAATAACTTTAATACTCATGTCTCCAACCTTAGAAAGAAGCTCGACCCTTCGACTTATACGATCTTAACCTATAAGGGCAAGGGAATTTGCTTCT from Halobacteriovorax sp. GB3 includes:
- the queC gene encoding 7-cyano-7-deazaguanine synthase QueC: MTEKSKDLAVVLVSGGMDSLVTAAIANEKHEKLAFLHLNYGQKTEERELQCFNEIAEFYNVPVSRRKVIDVSFLSQIGGSSLTDSSIEVKEYQGDSNEIPDSYVPFRNTHIIAMAVSWSEVVGAKKIYIGAVEEDSSGYPDCRKEYYAAYNNLIAVGTKDGDISISTPVIDMKKHEIVLKAKELGAPLVSSFSCYARGDKACGVCDSCALRLRGFQKAGFEDPIEYVVRPNYSS
- a CDS encoding response regulator transcription factor, whose translation is MKTTLLYVDDDDLKIDDFLSFLSNDFDITTQTNPLEALALINQGNVYDAIILDIMMPEMTGLELAKKIEENIHYNSCPIIFRSGYNDPDIAKEALTSSSREFLSSGIPLHEYSLRIKNKIEDNLKLIPLIEKGDLLLNQNQQRLRIKGDDVSISQTEFKILRFLIEKSGEIIPRDDVIKQVWGDDFYVTSNNFNTHVSNLRKKLDPSTYTILTYKGKGICFCKKGMER